Proteins from a single region of Aythya fuligula isolate bAytFul2 chromosome 3, bAytFul2.pri, whole genome shotgun sequence:
- the EEF1A1 gene encoding elongation factor 1-alpha 1, whose amino-acid sequence MGKEKTHINIVVIGHVDSGKSTTTGHLIYKCGGIDKRTIEKFEKEAAEMGKGSFKYAWVLDKLKAERERGITIDISLWKFETSKYYVTIIDAPGHRDFIKNMITGTSQADCAVLIVAAGVGEFEAGISKNGQTREHALLAYTLGVKQLIVGVNKMDSTEPPYSQKRYEEIVKEVSTYIKKIGYNPDTVAFVPISGWNGDNMLEPSSNMPWFKGWKVTRKDGNASGTTLLEALDCILPPTRPTDKPLRLPLQDVYKIGGIGTVPVGRVETGVLKPGMVVTFAPVNVTTEVKSVEMHHEALSEALPGDNVGFNVKNVSVKDVRRGNVAGDSKNDPPMEAAGFTAQVIILNHPGQISAGYAPVLDCHTAHIACKFAELKEKIDRRSGKKLEDGPKFLKSGDAAIVDMIPGKPMCVESFSDYPPLGRFAVRDMRQTVAVGVIKAVDKKAGGAGKVTKSAQKAQKAK is encoded by the exons ATGGGTAAGGAGAAGACCCACATCAACATCGTCGTCATCGGCCACGTCGACTCCGGCAAGTCCACCACTACCGGCCACCTCATCTACAAATGCGGGGGCATCGACAAGAGGACCATCGAGAAGTTCGAGAAGGAAGCCGCTGAG aTGGGCAAAGGTTCCTTCAAATATGCCTGGGTCTTGGACAAGCTGAAAGCTGAGCGTGAGCGTGGTATCACCATTGATATTTCCCTGTGGAAATTCGAAACAAGCAAGTACTACGTCACCATCATTGATGCCCCTGGACACAGAGACTTCATTAAGAACATGATCACTGGAACTTCTCAG gCTGATTGTGCTGTCCTGATTGTTGCTGCTGGTGTTGGTGAGTTCGAGGCCGGTATTTCCAAGAACGGGCAGACCCGTGAGCATGCTCTTCTGGCCTACACCCTGGGTGTGAAACAGCTGATTGTTGGTGTTAACAAGATGGATTCCACCGAGCCACCTTACAGCCAGAAGAGATACGAAGAAATTGTCAAGGAAGTCAGCACTTACATCAAGAAAATTGGCTACAACCCAGACACTGTAGCTTTTGTGCCAATCTCTGGTTGGAATGGAGACAACATGCTGGAGCCAAGCTCTAAC ATGCCCTGGTTCAAGGGATGGAAGGTTACCCGGAAAGATGGCAATGCCAGTGGAACCACCCTCCTCGAGGCTCTGGACTGCATCCTGCCACCAACTCGTCCAACTGACAAACCTCTGCGTCTGCCTCTTCAAGATGTCTACAAAATTGGCG gcatTGGTACTGTACCAGTTGGCCGTGTGGAAACAGGTGTCCTGAAGCCAGGCATGGTGGTTACATTTGCCCCTGTCAATGTAACAACTGAAGTAAAATCTGTTGAGATGCACCACGAGGCCCTGAGCGAAGCTCTGCCTGGTGACAACGTCGGCTTCAACGTGAAGAACGTGTCTGTGAAAGACGTTCGCCGTGGTAACGTTGCTGGTGACAGCAAGAATGATCCTCCAATGGAAGCTGCTGGCTTCACTGCACAG gttaTTATCCTGAACCACCCTGGCCAAATTAGCGCTGGTTATGCCCCTGTGCTGGATTGCCATACTGCTCACATTGCTTGCAAATTTGCTGAGCTCAAAGAGAAGATCGATCGTCGTTCTGGCAAGAAGCTGGAGGATGGCCCTAAATTCCTGAAATCTGGAGATGCTGCCATTGTTGACATGATTCCTGGCAAGCCTATGTGTGTTGAGAGCTTCTCCGATTATCCTCCTCTGG GTCGTTTTGCCGTGCGTGACATGAGACAGACGGTTGCTGTTGGTGTCATCAAGGCAGTTGACAAGAAGGCTGGTGGCGCTGGCAAGGTCACAAAGTCTGCCCAGAAGGCCCAGAAGGCTAAATGA